A stretch of the Arvicola amphibius chromosome 8, mArvAmp1.2, whole genome shotgun sequence genome encodes the following:
- the LOC119820949 gene encoding poly(rC)-binding protein 1-like — MDAGVTESGLNVTLTIRLLMHGKEVGSIIAKKGESVKRIREESGSRINISEGNCPERIITLTGPTNAIFKAFAMIIDKLEEDINSSMTNSTAASRPPVTLRLVVPATQCRSLIGKGGCKIKEIRESTGAQVQVAGDMLPNSTERAITIAGVPQSVTECVKQICLVMLERLSQSPQGRVMTIPYQPMPASSPVICAGGQDRCSDAAGYPHATHDLEGPPLDAYSIQGQHTISPLDLAKLNQVARQQSHFAMMHGGKGFAGIDSSSPEVKGYWASLDASTQTTHELTIPNNLIGCIIGRQGANINEIRQMSGAQIKIANPVEGSSGRQVTITGSAASISLAQYLINARLSSEKGMGCS, encoded by the coding sequence ATGGACGCCGGTGTGACTGAAAGCGGACTCAACGTGACTCTCACCATTCGGCTGCTGATGCACGGAAAGGAAGTAGGCAGCATCATCGCGAAGAAAGGGGAGTCGGTGAAGAGGATCCGCGAGGAGAGCGGCTCGCGGATCAACATCTCGGAGGGGAACTGCCCGGAGAGAATCATCACGCTGACCGGGCCCACCAATGCCATCTTTAAGGCCTTCGCCATGATCATCGACAAGCTGGAGGAAGATATCAACAGCTCCATGACCAACAGTACGGCGGCCAGCAGGCCCCCGGTCACCCTTCGGCTGGTGGTGCCCGCCACCCAGTGCCGCTCGCTGATCGGCAAGGGCGGCTGCAAGATCAAGGAGATCCGCGAGAGCACGGGGGCCCAGGTCCAGGTGGCTGGGGATATGCTGCCCAACTCGACCGAGCGGGCCATCACTATCGCCGGCGTGCCGCAGTCGGTCACCGAGTGTGTCAAGCAGATCTGCCTGGTCATGCTGGAGAGGCTCTCCCAGTCTCCGCAAGGGAGAGTCATGACCATCCCGTACCAGCCCATGCCGGCCAGCTCGCCAGTCATCTGCGCAGGCGGCCAAGATCGCTGCAGCGACGCGGCCGGCTACCCCCACGCCACCCACGACCTGGAGGGACCACCTCTAGACGCCTACTCGATTCAAGGACAACACACCATTTCTCCGCTCGATCTGGCCAAGCTGAACCAGGTGGCAAGACAACAGTCTCACTTTGCCATGATGCACGGCGGGAAGGGATTCGCCGGAATTGACTCCAGCTCTCCAGAGGTGAAAGGCTATTGGGCAAGTTTGGATGCATCTACTCAAACCACCCATGAACTCACCATTCCAAATAACTTAATCGGCTGCATAATCGGGCGTCAAGGCGCCAACATCAATGAGATCCGCCAGATGTCCGGGGCCCAGATCAAAATTGCCAACCCAGTGGAAGGCTCTTCTGGAAGGCAGGTCACTATTACTGGCTCGGCTGCCAGCATTAGCCTGGCCCAGTATCTAATCAATGCCAGGCTTTCCTCTGAGAAGGGCATGGGGTGCAGCTAG